The Ziziphus jujuba cultivar Dongzao chromosome 12, ASM3175591v1 sequence ACCTACCCGCCACAGATTGATTCTTGGGCCGATTTGGCCCAGTAACTTCCATTATTGGGCTGCCGTCCATTTTGCCCTTTTAACACTTCGTAACAGCCTGTTGAACTGGATAACAACCATCTAGTCCTTTTAGCCTCCAACCAACCGTGTGTGATCAAACAATCGTCCTCTTACTACTGCAAAATTATCATTTATGACTCACAGTTTTAGAATTCCAATTGTTTAGCCTCCAAAGTTAGAGGTTATTAGATTGGCCTTGGACCGTCTAAATCGAGATATTTATATTGAATTGGACAAAGGAAAAGAGGACGCTTTAAATGCATAACTTGTAAAATGATTATCGTTATTTATAAGGGAAGGTTATTGTTTTACCACCTAAAAACCATGACACAACAACTTCTACAATGACACCACAATTTGAGAGCCTTGTGGAAGTGATAGAGACAGGTAAGAGAAGCTGCATGCATTAAAAGCCATTTTAAAATCCTGTTTAAAAGCTTGAAACACCTGGTCCAATGGAAAcccaaaaagagagagaggtaTTTGATAATATGTGTAGCATGGCATCGACAAATTGTACGGAATAAACTTTATGAGTATTCAAATGATGGTTCACCGATCGTATTCAAAGCTTTCATTATATGCCAAGGTCACACTTTGAGTTGGCTTGTAGTAGATAGACTCATAATTGTTGTGAAAGAAGGGAAAAACAAAAGGAGGCGTAAGCATCCAATGGAGAGTTGATTGAAATCGCTGGCAGTGATAAATTCACCGACTAATGATTATTCCCTTTTCTACTTTATGTACTATATTTTCACTATAATTATCTGAAATAGCAAGGGTTATTGCGCTTTTAAGATATGACATCAAATCGCAACATCATATACGTAACTATATATACAGGTAAAGCACAATCTATGCCATATAGTCAAGCAAGCGCCAAATTCTGTCACAAAGGAAAGGATAATTTTACAATCACAGTTGGGAAAACCATGTTTCTTCAGGAATCTGAGCTGGATCACCCCTATCTCAATTATAATAAAAcgataaaataaaaaggtttaaTTAAACCGAGACAGGGTGAAAATGAGCTGccactctctcactctctctctctctctcaatacttttttttatgttcctttttcCAACTTGGAGCAAATCCTAAAGTTGCGAGTTTCTTTTGTAAATATGATGCTTCAATTGATACTTTTATGTCAATAAAAGTCAGAATATAgatattattaacaaaaattcATCAATAAGTATCCATAAAACAGATAACAGAGATCATCCCTGCTCATCACACATGAACCAAATCATAGTTTATCTGGGACAGTAATTGATACAgcttaaaaacaacaaaatgccAACAATAGCACCAGATGCTCGAGTCACTTATACTTCCAAAATCTGGAGCACTCGCTTTTATTTCTTTCCATCATAACAGTAGGAATTTTCCTACACAGCAGAAGGGAAAACAAGTTAAtgagttatggacgaaacagaAAAAGCCatcagaaaatattatttataacttAGCAGCATACTCGTGGCAGCAATGAAGATGGTATGACACATGATATATGGTGCACCAATGCACAGAAATGGGACTgtattttcttcatttcatgGAAATGTGATCCAGTTGAAACTCCTCTAGAACTAAACAACTAAATTAGCTGCTCCGGTACCAGAAAGAAAGGCAGCCCTCTTCTTATAGGTTAAGTCAAGACCATCATTTGCACAAGTGTTACCAACTTAgagattgaattttttatattttccccCTTCTTATACCAACAACACTCTTACTAACAGAGATTCACAGAGATTCATTCTTCCATATCAACCCTCAAAATTCTATATCTGCTCTACATATTTTGTaaccaaaaaggaaaacaatttaTCAAGCCAAATGATCCAAGTTGAGGTTACAAATCttctaccttttttttatttattattatcagtaTTATTACGTATAAATTCCATTTCAgagataaacataaaaaatatgcaAGAAGCTACCTGTGTATACATTTAAGCTGCAGCCTCCAGCAATTCCCTCTCTGCACGCTCCCTAATCCTTCTTTCAAGCTCCGGCCTAAAATGCCTTATAAGACCCTGCACGGGCCAAGCAGCAGCATCACCCAATGCACAGATTGTGTGGCCTTCAATCTGCTTCGTCAGCTCCTGAAGCATATCAATTTCTTCCAATTTTGCATTTCCAACCTTCAATCTTTCCATGATCATCCAAAGCCATCCTGTCCCCTCCCTGCATGGTGTGCATTGTCCACAGCTCTCATGCTTGTAGAAGTAAGAAAGTCTGGCAATTGCATCCACTACATCGGTTGATTTATCCATAACGATTACAGCTGCAGTCCCCAATCCTGACGTGACAGCCTTGAGTGCATCATAATCCATTAGGACGTCATCACATATATGCTTGGGAAGCAAAGGAACAGATGAACCACCAGGAATTACTGCAAGTAAGTTGTCCCATCCACCTCTAACACCTCCACAATGCCTCTCTATCAACTCTTTTAATGGTATACTCATTTCCTCTTCAACAGTGCAAGGCTTGTTCACATGTCCAGACACACAGAACAATTTTGTCCCGGAATTATTCTTCCTACCAAAGCTGGCAAACCATTCTGGGCCGCGCCTTAAAATGGTGGGAGAAACAGCTACTGTTTCAACATTTGTAACAGTGCTTGGGCAGCCATATAAACCTGCATTAGCTGGGAAGGGAGGCTTCAGTCTTGGCTTCCCTTGTTTCCCTTCAAGGCTCTCCAAAAGCGCAGTTTCTTCACCACAAATATAAGCACCAGCACCATAATGTATGTGAACATCAAAATCATAACCAGATCCACATGCATTCTTGCCCAATAGTCCAGCTGCATAAGCTTCTTTTCGTGCTTTTTCAAGGTTTAACCGTTCATTCACATATTCACCCCTTATGTAGATATAAGCAGCAGTAGCCCTCATTCCTACTCCAGCAATCAGACAACCCTCCAATAGTTTGTGTGGATCATGCCGCATAATTTCTCTGTCCTTACAGGTTCCAGGTTCACTTTCATCAGCATTGACAACCAGATAGGAAGGACGGCCATCAGACacttttggcataaaagaccACTTGAGGCCAGATGGAAAACCAGCACCACCACGTCCACGGAGGCCAGACTTCTTCATTTCATTCACAATCCAATCAGCACCTTTGAGTACTAAATCTTTTGTTCTATACCAATCACCTCGTTTCATGGCTCCTTTGAGAAAAGGATCATGCAAACCATATAAGTTGGTAAAAATTCGGTCTTCATCCTTCAAGCCACCAAAATGGGTTTTCTCAGGAGGAGGGGGAGGTGGTGGGGGCTGTGGAGCACCAGCTGGTGCTCCACCTTGGGTGCTAAATGATTTGAAGGCTATGCCCCACTTTTCACTGTGATGCCGAGCCAAAGCTGCCCTTTGTAGAGACAGAATGCCCCTAATGGGTGCCTATGAAATATTCAAGCAGTATCGTGCCCAAAAAATAAGTTCCATAAATTGAATTTCTTAAACAAAATATCCATCTATAAAATGTATCCTTCAGGGCACACAcacaacaattaaaaaaaaaattataaaaaaaaaaagaaacatataagATGGTTTTCATGGTGGCACATTGATGTGAGAAGAAAAAGGCATATATCTACAACATTCAATTTTCAGTTTGTAACATGGTTATTCACAATTCATCCTGAATGTTTCTGAATAAACTAGATATTGAATTGCAAGAAAGTTGCACGAGGAAAGAAATCGCAATAAATTTTCATTCACTGGAAAATTTCCTTTCAGGAAACCAAATTGTTCCATTAAAGGGGGCGAAACCAAGTTGAATTCTCCATTCCGCAAATAACAGTCagatatttaaagattataacaATGAATGAGAACTAAACTTGGcagttcaaataattttttaatcatgtaGGAACCTAAAGTCAAGATTTTTATATGAATCAAGGCAAATAAAATGCTAGAGTTTATCTAACGACAGCTCCCACACACTGTGGAAACCCAAATAACACATTTACAACCAAATTTTCCTTCCACTGCCAGTTACTTTCCCTCTGTTTTTCACAGCAACCAAACAGAAACCAACGGAGAAAAAGCAACCATACCAGATCTACTACAAATGAAAGAATCAAGCTTTAATACCATTTTGTATGCTAAATTGAATAGAGTACCACACAGAAAATAAGGGAAAACAAGGCAGGaggaaaaaatatgaaaatgcatgtCAATGAGAACGAAACCCTAAGGCAGTGATTGGTAAGCCAGAAAACACTCCGAAATTGAGTGAGAAAATGCGAGCTAAGAAATGAAGCTGATTGCTTACCATAGAAAATAAACGATGCAGACGAACCTTGACTGTCACCGAATCGAGTAATCGACGAGAACGAGACCTTtcagatgaagatgatgatgcaGGTGGGAAAAAGCTCCCTACTCTCGCGGACCTTGATATGCGAGATCGACGGTGTGAATTTATTGATCAAACTTGATTGCTGGTAATCGTTCATCTAACGGCTTGAGATTGACTTGGGTTCTGTGATGAGCACAGATAACACGTAGAGAAGTGAGAAATTGTGTTGAATCAATTTGGAATGCTGATCAACGGTTCTGATTCGCGTACTTGTTTCTGCTTTTACATTGGGCTTGAACAATGGCGAAAAATAAGCCCATACCCATCCTGAGAACACAGAGCTATAAGCCCGCCAGCCGACTCCCACCTATTAAAGATGTTGATGTTTCCAAATGCACAAAATAAGATTTTTACATACactcacttcttttttttttttttctttttttatctttttttttttttaataacttacttttttatagtttctatataatgattttaaaactaTGTAGAGTGATTTCAAAAACTTTTGGTCCTATTTAGCTATGTTTTTtgcttttagtttttaaaatattattttaaaaataaaaataaaaattatttttatttgttttttgaaaacaaaaatatttggtcaataatgtttaaaaataattttcaaaattaaaaaacaaaaaatggaaatattattttaatattttctaaatttttttaatttattttttaaaattatttttgaaaactaatgactaaataattttttgttttgaaaataattttatgttttataaaacagaaaactattttaaaattctaatggCCAAACATGCCCAATTGTTTCCACCATGCTCTCACTCACATATCACTTACTGTTCTCCATCTTCCTTCGTCTTGTCTACTTCATCGtctattaaaaatacaaaaacaaaaactacaaccattataaaatatatttattaaacaattaaaaaaaaaaatttgcgaAGTTTAAACATCCAAGaagacaaaaactaaaaattttagCTAATTGCTGtcagaatattaataaatattcaataaaagccaatatattattacttttaagAATAATGAAAAAGGTTCCAGAAGCCTTTACTTCTTATGTAAATTGCGGCTTGACCCTTTGATGAGCTATATCCTTTTAGGCAGGACCTCAACATGTTCCTTCTAGTTTAAGAAAAGCTTGCACTACTCTACTCATATTCAAAACAAAACCCAATTTTGTAGGCTGTCTTTGATTTTCAGGAACTCATTGACAATTATTTACCGTATTCAATTGGTTTGTATTGTTTGGTTTGATTGCAGGCTTCCCAAGTCCCAATAATTTGTCTGGTTTATTTGTGGAATGTAGCTTCTAGAGGTAAGTGGGTGGTCCTATAATCATCCTACAAACAACAAAATTGAACATGGAAGAGGGATCCCAATGTCCCATTTCTCAAAGACAACATTTGAGTATTGAAGCATCCCCTCAGGGTTATTATGCCTTTCTA is a genomic window containing:
- the LOC107428380 gene encoding NADH dehydrogenase [ubiquinone] flavoprotein 1, mitochondrial, which codes for MAPIRGILSLQRAALARHHSEKWGIAFKSFSTQGGAPAGAPQPPPPPPPPEKTHFGGLKDEDRIFTNLYGLHDPFLKGAMKRGDWYRTKDLVLKGADWIVNEMKKSGLRGRGGAGFPSGLKWSFMPKVSDGRPSYLVVNADESEPGTCKDREIMRHDPHKLLEGCLIAGVGMRATAAYIYIRGEYVNERLNLEKARKEAYAAGLLGKNACGSGYDFDVHIHYGAGAYICGEETALLESLEGKQGKPRLKPPFPANAGLYGCPSTVTNVETVAVSPTILRRGPEWFASFGRKNNSGTKLFCVSGHVNKPCTVEEEMSIPLKELIERHCGGVRGGWDNLLAVIPGGSSVPLLPKHICDDVLMDYDALKAVTSGLGTAAVIVMDKSTDVVDAIARLSYFYKHESCGQCTPCREGTGWLWMIMERLKVGNAKLEEIDMLQELTKQIEGHTICALGDAAAWPVQGLIRHFRPELERRIRERAERELLEAAA